Below is a window of Electrophorus electricus isolate fEleEle1 chromosome 12, fEleEle1.pri, whole genome shotgun sequence DNA.
TTAGCCCTCACAAATTAATTTGTAGCAGCAGAGTACAACACTTCAGAGTACACGTTGTGTTCAGtctgtcctctcttctcccGCCTTCGCCTGGTTTTGCCATCAATGAAATGTAAGGCAGAATAATTCAACTCCACAGCATCATGGTCCTGTGGAAGCAAAATTAAAAGATAACACAGGACTGCTGCTGCATTACAACTGTGATTATGATTCCTACTCTTAGGTGATGTTATGTCACGCACAGCTGTATATACATGCAGCTGTTGCAGAGAGCTCAGTTTAACTGACTGGTGGCCTTCATTTTCATAACACCGTGATGAAGTCATAaccaaaatgcttttaaagtGATGAGAGCAGACCAGAGCATTtgcacacatttccacaaaaattatacaaaatacGAAAGTACAATGTATAAGATATACCTGACTGATTTTTCTCACTGTAGCAGTTCCTTCTTTCTctgcaggaaaaaacaaaaacaaaaaacaaaacattaactgGATTCACTATGTCTAGTGAATATATGTTTTACCTTcttgaataaaacattgcacattgtttttttaatgacatatttaaatatatgattcttaaaatacatatcataattctaaaatgtcacatataatttttttttcaaatagaGAAGAcacattcagttattttaataaacacttACCACTGCTGGGTCGAGAGCTTCtccatttacaaattaaaatggctTGAGCAAAGATCACAATTACACAAGCTCCCAAAGCTGCTCCCAGCCAGATCACTGCAGGACTCACAGTCTTGGCTGTGGAAGAGGAATGATcacaaaacaacatgaaatgttaatatttttgtggTAGTGTTATTAAACTTCAAGGCAGAAAGCTGAGATAGCTCAAAAACATTAACCACAAATAAaccgcaaacacacaaaaaggccACATGTGAGCTTTAATCTGTTTGTAAATCTCAAGCAATGTGAACAAAATAGTTTTTGGTGTCATTGAATAGCTCAGTGCTGCTAATTAACAGAATGATGGATGTAACGAGTTCAATTTGCAGAACACTGCAATAATGTTACTTATATTTAATACTGTGACTGTATTTCATCACATGACCAATCAATGTACAATTCTAAGAATTTCGTAGAATAACAAAAAGTATTTAGAAGCTCACGCAAATCTATTGTAGTCCCATTTCCAAAAAGGATCTTGCCACAGGTGGCCACAGCGCAGTAGTAAGTGCCAGTATCAGAGAGGCTGAGGAGACTCTTGGAGAGgttgtacacacagctgtgtggagaagagctgatctcacactgatagctgctgttgtgatgagtgTAAATTATTTCAGGATGGGtgtctcctgcagcagctctgaaccagagcacttggagttctgctgttctcctctcagagaggacggtgcactgcagagacactgactctcctggggAAACCCTCCCCAACACTGGACTTTGGACCACTGATATGGTTAGTCCTGGATTGCCTTTTTGAATGAATTAAACGTTGTAAGCATTTCATACTCTTAAAGAATTTGAGGAAAGAAATCACAGACACATTCCATCTTTATAATGCATAGAGTATGATTACTGAAACAATACTTCGAAATAGCACAAGCAGAAACTAATAGCTATATTTGTAGATACTGCTGTGTTAGAACTAACAGCATCAGTATTATTTTTGAACAGTTGAAAGAAAAGCAATTACCTCTCACAACCAAGAAGGTCCCAGTGGAAAACTTCATTATATCCACTAGATAAATTCCACAGAAGTACATGCCTTCATCTTCTTTAGAAACATTTGGAATATGGAGTAAAATGCTGGTCTCAGTTGTTTCCACTTTGATTCCTGATTTGTTGAACTCAGGAAGAAttatggtatgtgtgtgtgagaattttaATCCAACCGCTTGAAATGTCCGTCCAGATTTTTGCTTATACCAGAGCATTCGCTCTCCACTCATGTGCTTTTCAAAAGTGCAGTTAAGCGTAACGGCTTCACCAAGCACAGCAGAGACAAGAGCTGGTTTCTGATGAAGGCCCACAGTGTGGCCACGATCTGTAAATTTAGTTTAAGTAAAATCAAACTCATTACAGTAGAAAGTTAAACTGAAATAATTGGTAGTTAAATTAGAAAAAGTAACATCTTCAACTATTctgtaaaaaagtaaaacttaCAGGTTTTGCAAAAGGTGACAATGAGAATCCAGAATTTGATAATCTTCATAAGACACATGATCTTTCTCTGGAGCAGAGTGTTGAAAAAGAAGTTATGAGATCCTTTTAGTCCATTTGACATTAAGTAATTTGGCCACAGACATTTTCTGGCCCCTTTTAAAAACTGGTTCTGTGGTATTGGTGCTAAGACAACCAATGAAATCTTATAGGAGGTGTTACTTCAGAGAAAAGCTACTGGAGTGGAAGTTTACAACTTTAcaaaaaatgtgaatattttgaatatgtttatgATTTTAGTATGTTGCACTGTATTTGTCAGCTTTCAGATTTTTAATCTTTCAATCATCTAGATTGTTTAAAGACATATAAAAACTGGATCCACTGGAATTATGATTCAAGACCTACACAGTGACAGTTCAAATTGCTTCTTAGAAGACATGGAATAATGGAGCATATTGCTATAATATTGCT
It encodes the following:
- the LOC118242302 gene encoding uncharacterized protein LOC118242302 isoform X2, with the translated sequence MCLMKIIKFWILIVTFCKTYRGHTVGLHQKPALVSAVLGEAVTLNCTFEKHMSGERMLWYKQKSGRTFQAVGLKFSHTHTIILPEFNKSGIKVETTETSILLHIPNVSKEDEGMYFCGIYLVDIMKFSTGTFLVVRGNPGLTISVVQSPVLGRVSPGESVSLQCTVLSERRTAELQVLWFRAAAGDTHPEIIYTHHNSSYQCEISSSPHSCVYNLSKSLLSLSDTGTYYCAVATCGKILFGNGTTIDLPKTVSPAVIWLGAALGACVIVIFAQAILICKWRSSRPSSEKEGTATVRKISQDHDAVELNYSALHFIDGKTRRRREKRGQTEHNVYSEVLYSAATN
- the LOC118242302 gene encoding uncharacterized protein LOC118242302 isoform X1, which translates into the protein MCLMKIIKFWILIVTFCKTYRGHTVGLHQKPALVSAVLGEAVTLNCTFEKHMSGERMLWYKQKSGRTFQAVGLKFSHTHTIILPEFNKSGIKVETTETSILLHIPNVSKEDEGMYFCGIYLVDIMKFSTGTFLVVRGNPGLTISVVQSPVLGRVSPGESVSLQCTVLSERRTAELQVLWFRAAAGDTHPEIIYTHHNSSYQCEISSSPHSCVYNLSKSLLSLSDTGTYYCAVATCGKILFGNGTTIDLPKTVSPAVIWLGAALGACVIVIFAQAILICKWRSSRPSSEKEGTATVRKISQVYLIHCTFVFCIIFVEMCANALVCSHHFKSILVMTSSRCYENEGHQSVKLSSLQQLHVYTAVRDITSPKSRNHNHSCNAAAVLCYLLILLPQDHDAVELNYSALHFIDGKTRRRREKRGQTEHNVYSEVLYSAATN